DNA from Syntrophorhabdaceae bacterium:
ATCACCTTTGAGGAATCGGAGTTCTTTGTTACTGATTTCCGGCGCACCGGCGCCATCGAGCGGTCTGTACTTTTTGTCAACCTTGCCGATGACCCCCCTATCGAACGGATTGCGCTCCCGCGTATGGCACTCACCGCTGCCGAGTATCTCGCCTTCGAGAAAGACATGCATGTGCTGGTCATCCTTACAGACCTCACGAACTATTGTGAGGCCCTGCGCGAGATCTCCGCTGCACGAAGAGAGGTGCCGGGTCGACGGGGTTATCCCGGGTACCTTTACACCGACCTGTCGACATTGTATGAACGTGCGGGCCGTATCAAGGGCAAGACGGGCTCGATCACCCAGATCCCGGTCCTTACCATGCCCGAAGATGATAAGACACACCCGATCCCGGACCTGACCGGTTATATCACAGAGGGTCAGATCATGATCCACCGGGGTCTTCATACTCAGGGCATTTATCCTCCCGTTGATGTCCTTCCGTCGCTTTCCCGTCTGAAAGATAAAGGAATCGGAGCGGGGAAGACACGGGAAGACCACGCTGACGTAATGAATCAGCTCTATTCTGCGTATGCCCGCGGCAAGGATGCGAAGGAGCTTGCGGTTGTTCTCGGAGAATCAGCTCTGAGCGAAGCGGATATACTTTTTGTCAAGTTTGCCGATGCCTTCGAGGATAGGTTCGTCCGTCAGGGCGAGGATGAAAACCGTACCATAGAGGAGAGCCTCAGGATTGGCTGGGATCTTCTCGCTATGCTCCCCAGGAACGAGCTCAAACGTGTGCGCGATGCGTATTTAGAAAAATATTATCCGAAGAATTAACGAATGGCGAGACTGGCAGTTAACCCCACAAGGATGGAA
Protein-coding regions in this window:
- a CDS encoding V-type ATP synthase subunit B, encoding GDKAMVQVFEGTSGLSPQDIRVKFLAKGMELGVSIDMLGRVFDGFGRPTDDGPAIIPEKYLNVNGNPMNPFSRDYPNEFIQTGVSTIDLLNTLVRGQKLPLFSGSGLPHSRLAAQIARQAKVLKTGEKFAVVFAAMGITFEESEFFVTDFRRTGAIERSVLFVNLADDPPIERIALPRMALTAAEYLAFEKDMHVLVILTDLTNYCEALREISAARREVPGRRGYPGYLYTDLSTLYERAGRIKGKTGSITQIPVLTMPEDDKTHPIPDLTGYITEGQIMIHRGLHTQGIYPPVDVLPSLSRLKDKGIGAGKTREDHADVMNQLYSAYARGKDAKELAVVLGESALSEADILFVKFADAFEDRFVRQGEDENRTIEESLRIGWDLLAMLPRNELKRVRDAYLEKYYPKN